The stretch of DNA CCCTCTTCCCTAGCTATAACTCCCCATTTTCAATTTCCAATTCCTGATTCCAGTCAATTTCCTTATTCCCCAGCTCAAATTTATTGCCTTGAAAGAAAACATGAGGAATTGTCGTTGCCGAAAACTGAACAATAGTTACAGGTTTTTGTAACCACTGGCAATAACTCGGATTCACCTCCTGGTAAATTGCCTTAAAAGACTGAATTTCCACCTCTAGCTGTGCTGCTAGCTGATTAATTTTTTGAGCTTGAGATTGCAAAAGCTTTCCTCCCGCTTGCACCTGTCGCTCAAGTTCCAACCATTCCTGCTGAGAGCGTAACCGATCCAACTCAGCCTGCTTGTGTGTTAGTAAAGTTTCTTTGTGCTTGAGTTGAATTTCTAGAGCTTGGATACTTTTGTCAATCTCCTTAAGTTGTTGTACCCAATTAGCCGCAGCCGCAGCATTATGCTTGTGAAATTGGGCAAGAGCTTCCGGTGAGTTATTTTTAGGGAAGGCAACAGCGACTCGGAATGAAGAGCGCTGTTGGCGAATTTCATCGAGTTTCCCTTCCAGGGAAAGGACTTCCGCTTGCAAGGGGGCGATTTCGGCTTCAAGTTCTGCGATCGTCTGGCTCATAATTTTTAAGAACGGGACAACCAATTTTAAATTGTTAACTGTTGACTGTTAACTGTTAACTGTTAACTGTTAACTGGCAATTCTCCCCTTCTCCCCAGTCCTCAGTCCCCAGTTCCCAGTCCCAAATTCAATAGATATCTCAAAACAGTGTTAAGAACAACCGACTTAAGGCTAAACACAGCAGAAGATAAGCGTATCTGAAGTTAGAGGTCTTGTCCATGCAGCCAATTCGCACATTTAACGTTTCTCCTTCGTTACCCTCAAGTCTCGAACCTCTACGCAAGCTTGCCTACAACTTGCACTGGGATTGGAATGTAGAGACTAAAGACTTATTCCGCAGGCTCGATCGCGACTTGTGGGACTCTAG from Kamptonema formosum PCC 6407 encodes:
- a CDS encoding coiled-coil domain-containing protein, which translates into the protein MSQTIAELEAEIAPLQAEVLSLEGKLDEIRQQRSSFRVAVAFPKNNSPEALAQFHKHNAAAAANWVQQLKEIDKSIQALEIQLKHKETLLTHKQAELDRLRSQQEWLELERQVQAGGKLLQSQAQKINQLAAQLEVEIQSFKAIYQEVNPSYCQWLQKPVTIVQFSATTIPHVFFQGNKFELGNKEIDWNQELEIENGEL